The following nucleotide sequence is from Deltaproteobacteria bacterium.
CGGTAACATCAAACTGGTACCCACGGGGTTCGCCATGGCCCTGGGAGACGGATTTGAAGCCCAGATGCGACCCAGAAGCGGACTGGCCATGAAGCACGGCATCACCCTTATCAATTCCCCGGGCACCATCGACGCCGACTACCGGGGAGAAGTCAAAATACCCCTGATCAATCTCGGGGCTGCCCCCTATACGATCCGCCGCGGCGCCCGGATTGCCCAGATGGTTGTCCATCGGGTGCAGCAGATTCAGTTGCGGGTGGTCGAACAGCTGGAAGCCACCGAACGCAGCACCGGCGGATTCGGGTCAACAGGAAATTAGGTCGCAGGTTACAGCTGACAGCGGGCCATGAACTATCAGCTATGACCTGTGTTTGAAACCCTTGTCTCCAACAACATGAGAGAGCCATCATCTTAAAATGTATCATGAGGGAGATGCCCAAAATTAACAACAGATTATCCATCTGCATGCTGGCCAGCGGCAGCAAGGGCAATGCCATATACATCTCCGACGGCGCCACCTCCCTCCTGGTGGATGCGGGCCTTTCCGGCGTCGAAATCGAGCGCAGGCTTCGATCCCACGGGCTGGACCCACGCGATATCGATGCCCTGATCATTTCACACGAGCACGCCGATCATACCCGGGGGGCCGGTATTCTTTCACGGCGTTTTCATCTGCCCGTTTATATATCGGAAAAAACAAAAAGGGGCGCCGCGGCAACGATTGGGAAAATAGACGATATCCGCCCCTTCCGGTGTGGGCAACCCTTCTGCGTCAACACCCTCGACGTATATCCCTTCTCCATTGCTCACGACGCCGAGGACCCGGCGGGATTCACCATTGAACGGAACGGACGCAAAATCGGCATTGCCACGGATCTCGGCATTGCCACCAACATGGTGAAACAACATCTCAAAGGTTGCGATCTGCTGATTCTGGAGGCCAACCACGACCCTGAAATGCTGATGAGCGGGCCTTACCCCTGGCCGCTGAAACAGCGCATCAAGAGCCGCACCGGCCACCTCTCCAACCAGGCGTCCGGAGAATTGCTTTATGAATTGAAACACGATAGTCTGCAGCACGTGATCCTGGCGCACCTGAGTGAAACCAACAACACACCGGACAAAGTGCTGCGGGAAGTCGGCCCTGCGCTCAAAGGCTGCAACGCCCGCCTGCACGTGGCCGTACAGGACTTTTGCGGAGAGCTTCTGTCCCTGGAATAGGGGTCAACGACATCCATATGTGAAGGAGTACAATCAATGAACGACGAACCGATAAACGATGAGCAGGAACCCAGTTTTGCCGACCTGCTGGAATCCTACAGCGAAGGCATGCAGGATGACCTTCAGGTGGGCGATAAAATCACCGGGAAGATTATCTCCATCGGCAAAGACACGATTTTTATCGACACCGGAACCAAAGTCGACGGTGCGGCGGAGAAAAAGGAGCTGCTGGATGAAAACGATGCTTTTCCCTATGAGGTGGGCGACCCCCTCGAACTCTACGTCGTTTCCATAAGTGAAGATGAAATACGCCTGTCGAGAGCGCTCTCGGGCATCGGCGGCTACCACATGCTGAAAGACGCGCATGACGGGGCCGTTCCTGTGGAGGGCAAGGTCACTGCCCCGTGCAAGGGCGGCTTCCATGTGGAAATATTGAAACGCCGCGCCTTTTGCCCTATCAGCCAGATCGACGTTAAGTTCGTCGAAGACCCCGAGCCATATGTCGGCAACACCTACTCGTTTCTGATAACACGGCTGGAAGAGAACGCCAAAAACATTGTCGTATCGCGTCGAGCGCTGCTGGCTGAAGCCCAGGAAAAAGAACGGCAGGCTTTTTATGAAACGCTCCACACAGGCGATATCTATGAAGGCACCGTCACGAAAATCATGCCCTACGGCGCCTTTGTGGAGCTGACGCCTGGCGTTGAGGGCATGGTGCATATTTCCGAAGTGCGTTGGTCCCGCGTCGAAAATCTGCAGGATGTTCTGGCGGTAAACGACGTCGTGCGTGTCCGGGTGATCGGTATCAAGGAAGGTAAAAAAGCCGGCATCAAAAAGCTTGAGCTATCCATCAAACAAGTTCAGGGGGACCCCTGGGACGCCGTGGAGGACACCTATCATGAGGGCGATATCGTCCAGGGCACGGTCTCCCGCTGTATGAAGTTCGGTGCCTTCGTAGAACTCGAACCGGGGGTCGAAGGATTGGTTCACATCAGCGAAATGAGCTATACCCAAAGGGTTCATAAACCCGAAGATGTGGTGCGTGCCGGTGAAACCGTATCCGTGCTTATCAAAGGGATCGATCTTGAAAACCGCCGGATATCATTAAGTATCAAGGAGATCGAGGGAGATCCCTGGAGCAGTGTGGGCGACGATTTTCGAGTAGGGCAGAAAATCGAGGGCACATTGGAAAAGAAAGAGTCATTCGGCTGCTTCATTCGTCTGAAGCCCGGCATTACCGGTCTTTTGCCGAAATCGAAACTTGCCGCCTCCGGCATGGAAGGCGGCATCGAAAAACTGAAAGAAGGCCAACGCCTCTCCGTCGTCATTGCAAGCATCAACCCGATGGAGCGCAAAATCAGCCTGACCCCGGGGGATGGGCCGGCGGAAGAAAACTGGCAGCAGTTTAACGACGACGAAGCCCCCGCCTTGGGCGATCTGGCTGAAAAACTGAAACAAGCCCTTAAAAACAAATGAATAATGAGGTCTCAACATGTCTGAAAATAACCTTGATACCATTATCATCGGTGGCGGCCCCGGGGGCCTGTCAGCAGGAATATATGCCAAGCGGGCGGCACTCGACACGCTTTTGATTGAAAAGGGCGTTCCCGGCGGTCAGATCGTCAATTCCGACGAAGTCGAAAATTACCTGGGATTCGAACACATCGGCGGCGCCGAACTTTCCGTGAAATTCAGCCAGCACGCCCAGTCGTACGACATTGACATCATGTCCCAGGAGGTGACGGAAATCATCCCGGGAGCGGATTTTCACACGGTCAAGCTTGCCAATGGGGATCAATTCCATACCTGCAGCATTATTATGGCCATGGGCGGCAACCCCAGAAAGCTGCAAATCCCGGGGGAAGACGAGTACTACGGCAAAGGCGTTTCCTACTGTGCCGTCTGTGACGGCTTCTTCTTCAGAGACAAGACGGTGCTCGTTGTCGGGGGCGGCGACACCGCCGCGGAAGAAGCCCTTTACCTGTCGAAACTGGCCAAAAAGGTATATATCGCCCACCGGCGGGATGCGCTTCGGGCCGGTATGATCCTGCAGCAGCGCATCTTCGACGATTGTAAGATCGAGATGCTCTGGAACACCGTCCCCACGGAAATCAAGGCGGGCGTCGATGGGGTCGACCACGTGGTGCTGCAGGATACCGTGGATGGCAATAAAAGGGATCTGTCCGTGGACGGTGTCTTCATTTTCATCGGATTCGAACCCAACAATCAGCTGGTTCCCGCCGGGGTGAAAATGACCGCAGACGGGTATGTGGCGACGGATGAAAAGTGTGAGACCAGCATTCCCGGCATCTTTGCCATCGGTGATCTCATGGAAAAATATGCCCGCCAGATCATCACCGCCGCTGCGGACGGCTGTACGGCGGCCCTGGCCGCGGCGCACTATGTGGAAGCCAAAAAATCACTGGACGAATGCACGTTGTAAAAAAAGCAGGGCAACGCCCCGCGTTGCCCTGCTTTTCGATCCGAGAAGGCTTCTCTTAAAGTGCCGTTATTTGCTTCGGCGCCATCTCTTCTTTTTATTTGCAGATGCCCGAAAGTAAAGATGCACGCACACCCGAGAAGCCGCTCTACATGCCGCCCCCCCTCCTTTTGCCGGTATCGCCCGTGAAATCGATGGGGAAGCGTCGCCCGGTTCTCCTTTTTCCTGATTGAAACCGATGGCTTTTATGAATTACTGCCTTACAAGTTTCATGCCACATTCAACAACTTTATAAACATATCCTTTTTTATCATGTTGTTAGAAAAGATCTCCTCAGATACAACGTTCGCGAAAGTGACAAATATTGTCACGTCGACAGCCCGAAATTGTCACCTTGCCACGGCAATCGCGGACTATATTTCCACTAGCCGGTAATCCCTGCTGCCCAAATTCAGCTGCCGGGCGTATTCCAGCTGAAGTGTCCAATCGACCTTCGGGTAGAGGGCGTTGAACTTATCCCCGCCGGCTTCCCGCCCCTCTTTTAAACAGGATCCCGCCAGAGCCGGCTCGGCATTGACCAGGTCGACGGACGCCTGATCGATGGCCACCGGATCCCGTGAAGCCAGAATGCCGATGTTTCTAACGATCGGTGCATCGCTCACGGGCAGGCAGTCACAGGCTGGCGAAACGTCCGTGATAAAATTCACAAACAGGGCCTTGCCCTGCTTATTGTGCAGCACACCTTGCACGTATTCGACCATTTTTTCCATGAAATCCGGGATGGATTTGCTCCAGCGCACCTGGATAGCCTCCTGCGCGCACATAAGAATGCACTCGCCACAGCCGATGCAGGCGTCTTCATCGATTACCGCCTTGTTTTCCGCATTGATGGAAATGGCCCCCTGGGAACAGTGGTTGACACACGCCTTGCACCCGATGCACCGCTTGTGCTTGACCTTGGGGGCGATGCCGGAGTGCTGCTCCAGCTTTCCGTGGCGCGATGCCGACCCCATGCCGACATTTTTCAGGGTGCCGCCGAAACCGCTCAATTCATGCCCCTTGAAATGCGCAATGGACACCAGTGCATCGGCATTGACGATATCCGAACCGATATAGACCGTATCAAAGTGCTTGCCTGCGATCTCCACGCCGGTCTGGCTCCGCCCCCGCAGCCCATCGGCGATAATGATGGGGGCGCCCACGACGGTGTAGGCAAATCCGTTTTTCATGGCGGTTTCGATGTGTTCGACGGAATTGCCCCGGGCCCCGGCATACAGCGTATTGGCATCCGTCAAGAACGCCGTTGCCCCGGTTTTTTTGATTGCTTTTACGATTTCACGCACATACAGGGGACGCACGAAAGCGCTGTTGCCCATTTCGCCGAAATGTATCTTCACGGCAGTCAAATCCCTCTTGCTCAGTACATCCGCCAGGCCGGCGCTGCTCACCAGTTTTTCCAGTTTTTCAAAGAAGGGCTCCTTCATGGATGCCCTGAAATTGATAAAAAAGACGTCGCTCGGCATATTGTCCTCCCATACCGGTTGTCATGATTATGTTCCGAATGAAACCCGCTAAATAGGCCGTCCCTGAGATTTTCAAGGCGGCATATCATTAATATGCCGCATGGCTTTCACAGTGCCCAGCCGGATAGATGATGATTCCAACACCTTAATCTTTAAAAACCTTTTGCCATCCAAACCGACCCCTGATAAAGCATGCCGCATGCCCCATCAACCATCCCGTGAACTTGAACGCCGCCTGGCGGCACTCGACCGGATTTACGCCATTTTCGATAAATTCATTGCCTCGTATGACCTGGCCTGTCGATCTGCGTGCGCCACGTGCTGCACCGCCAACATGACGCTGACGACCCTTGAAGGGTACCGCATTGTCTCCCGCATGAACATCCGGGAAAGGAAGCGTTTGGTGGACCATATGAAAACCGCCGGCGGATCGCCGCGGTTTCAACCGCGTCTGTCCATCAACACCATCGCCAAACGGTGTCGGGATGGAAAGCCGATACCGGATGAAACGCCGGACCCGTCATGGGGCAAGTGCCTTTTATTGGCCGGCGACCTCTGCTCCATGTATGCCTTGCGGCCCTTCGGGTGCCGCTGCATGGTATCCCGCACAAACTGCCGACAGACCGGTTACGCCGACATGGACGATTTCATTCTGACGGTAAACAACCTGTTTATGCAGACGATCGAACACATGGACCCGTACGGCGGCACCGGCAATCTTATCGATATCCTTTTGTACTTTTTTCGTCCGGAAAACCTCGAAACCTACCGGCACACAATGAAGGTCCTTGACGTGAACGGCCTTGCACCCAACCGCCCCATCCCGGTGCTGATGGTGCCGCCTGAGCACGGGCAACGCGTGGAACGGATATTGGAAAAACTGCGCAAAGCGACCGCCTAGCTCAGCCGTCGAACAGCCTCATGGCATTTCCCCCGCCGATTTGCTCTATCTCCTCACGGCTCAGCCCGGCAGCTTCCAACTCCTGGAAATAGCGCTTCGGTTTGATCAGGGGATAGTCCGTTCCCAGCAGGATTTTATCGAGGCCGGCCATCTCGATGGCCAGGCGGTAAATACGCGGGTCGTAAAGAAAAGGCGATGCCGCCGTGTCGTAGTAAACATTGTGCAGCACCTCCTTGACCTCTTTCTTGAGGACGCTGTAGAAAAAAATCCCTCCGCCCCAGTGGGCCAGCACGATCTTGTTTTCCGGAAAACGCCTGATCAGGTCATAGATCTGCAAAAGCGTATTTTCGGTCTTGCCGGGGTACTGATGCCCCACGGGTTCATTGGTGTGGATCAATACCGGCACATCCCGCTCCAGGCAAAGTTCCATCACCGGCGTCATGCTGTCTACCATGACACACTCGATTCCCGAACGATAAAATGCCAGTTCACCCACGCCACACAGGCCGTTGTCCAGGCAGCGCTCCACCTCGGAAACGGCTGTGCCGTCGCACGGGTCCAGGCAGCAGAATCCCTTGAGCCGTTCGGGGTACTTGGCCGCGGCCGCGATGATGTAGTCGTTGTGCTGTTTCGCGATCTCCGTGTTCTGCCAGGGAAAGCCGAACACGACCGATACGTCCACCCCCTGCTCGTCCATGGTGGCGACGATGTCGTCCGCGCCGACCATGCGGGACTTGGGTGATGCATACAGCAGTTCAAAGGCAGGCTCCCCGGAAAAATAACGTTCCCGGCTTTCCCTGATATGTTTTGGAAACAAATGGGTATGAAAATCGACGACAACCTTTTTCGCATGCATTCTAAAAACCCCCGCCGGTTCGTTCTTTTCGTTGCACCGGCACCGTTTAAATCAACCAGATAGAATCCGTTGAAAAACTGTTTGTTTTAATCATTCTTAAAATTGGAAGCGCTCACCGTAGGGGATATAAACCGTCACTCTTAACAATGCAAACAGTATCGATGATTTTCCGTGCCCGGTTCGTATGCTAATGTCTGACGCAGTGTCTATTGTTGACCTGTCGGCCAATTCGTTATAATCAGTTACATGAAAACGTATGATATATTGTTTCCAATGGAGGTATTATGTATTTTGACAATCCCGGCAAAGAAAATACCGAACAGACGCTGTCGCAGGCCTGCGCCCGCGCCAGGGAACTGGGTCTCAACGAGGTGGTTCTGGCCACGTCAAAAGGGGACACCGCCTATAAAGCCCTCGAGATTTTCAAAGGGTTCTCCATCGTTGCCGTCACCTACCACTGCGGCTTCAGAAAACCCTTCACACCCGTCATGGACCCAGCCGTGCGGGAGGATTTGAAACAAAAAGGCGTCAAGGTGGTGTCCGCCACCCATGCCCTTTCCGGTGTGGAAAGATCCTTTTTCAACAAATTTTCAGGCCCCTATCCGATTCTGATCGTCGCCGACACCCTGCGCCTTTTTG
It contains:
- a CDS encoding MBL fold metallo-hydrolase; amino-acid sequence: MPKINNRLSICMLASGSKGNAIYISDGATSLLVDAGLSGVEIERRLRSHGLDPRDIDALIISHEHADHTRGAGILSRRFHLPVYISEKTKRGAAATIGKIDDIRPFRCGQPFCVNTLDVYPFSIAHDAEDPAGFTIERNGRKIGIATDLGIATNMVKQHLKGCDLLILEANHDPEMLMSGPYPWPLKQRIKSRTGHLSNQASGELLYELKHDSLQHVILAHLSETNNTPDKVLREVGPALKGCNARLHVAVQDFCGELLSLE
- a CDS encoding amidohydrolase family protein, coding for MHAKKVVVDFHTHLFPKHIRESRERYFSGEPAFELLYASPKSRMVGADDIVATMDEQGVDVSVVFGFPWQNTEIAKQHNDYIIAAAAKYPERLKGFCCLDPCDGTAVSEVERCLDNGLCGVGELAFYRSGIECVMVDSMTPVMELCLERDVPVLIHTNEPVGHQYPGKTENTLLQIYDLIRRFPENKIVLAHWGGGIFFYSVLKKEVKEVLHNVYYDTAASPFLYDPRIYRLAIEMAGLDKILLGTDYPLIKPKRYFQELEAAGLSREEIEQIGGGNAMRLFDG
- the dut gene encoding dUTP diphosphatase, yielding MNTPPVIQILRLRPESDADIPLPRYMTPQSAGMDVCAANPENWVLEPGNIKLVPTGFAMALGDGFEAQMRPRSGLAMKHGITLINSPGTIDADYRGEVKIPLINLGAAPYTIRRGARIAQMVVHRVQQIQLRVVEQLEATERSTGGFGSTGN
- a CDS encoding 30S ribosomal protein S1, yielding MNDEPINDEQEPSFADLLESYSEGMQDDLQVGDKITGKIISIGKDTIFIDTGTKVDGAAEKKELLDENDAFPYEVGDPLELYVVSISEDEIRLSRALSGIGGYHMLKDAHDGAVPVEGKVTAPCKGGFHVEILKRRAFCPISQIDVKFVEDPEPYVGNTYSFLITRLEENAKNIVVSRRALLAEAQEKERQAFYETLHTGDIYEGTVTKIMPYGAFVELTPGVEGMVHISEVRWSRVENLQDVLAVNDVVRVRVIGIKEGKKAGIKKLELSIKQVQGDPWDAVEDTYHEGDIVQGTVSRCMKFGAFVELEPGVEGLVHISEMSYTQRVHKPEDVVRAGETVSVLIKGIDLENRRISLSIKEIEGDPWSSVGDDFRVGQKIEGTLEKKESFGCFIRLKPGITGLLPKSKLAASGMEGGIEKLKEGQRLSVVIASINPMERKISLTPGDGPAEENWQQFNDDEAPALGDLAEKLKQALKNK
- the trxB gene encoding thioredoxin-disulfide reductase translates to MSENNLDTIIIGGGPGGLSAGIYAKRAALDTLLIEKGVPGGQIVNSDEVENYLGFEHIGGAELSVKFSQHAQSYDIDIMSQEVTEIIPGADFHTVKLANGDQFHTCSIIMAMGGNPRKLQIPGEDEYYGKGVSYCAVCDGFFFRDKTVLVVGGGDTAAEEALYLSKLAKKVYIAHRRDALRAGMILQQRIFDDCKIEMLWNTVPTEIKAGVDGVDHVVLQDTVDGNKRDLSVDGVFIFIGFEPNNQLVPAGVKMTADGYVATDEKCETSIPGIFAIGDLMEKYARQIITAAADGCTAALAAAHYVEAKKSLDECTL
- a CDS encoding DUF362 domain-containing protein, which gives rise to MPSDVFFINFRASMKEPFFEKLEKLVSSAGLADVLSKRDLTAVKIHFGEMGNSAFVRPLYVREIVKAIKKTGATAFLTDANTLYAGARGNSVEHIETAMKNGFAYTVVGAPIIIADGLRGRSQTGVEIAGKHFDTVYIGSDIVNADALVSIAHFKGHELSGFGGTLKNVGMGSASRHGKLEQHSGIAPKVKHKRCIGCKACVNHCSQGAISINAENKAVIDEDACIGCGECILMCAQEAIQVRWSKSIPDFMEKMVEYVQGVLHNKQGKALFVNFITDVSPACDCLPVSDAPIVRNIGILASRDPVAIDQASVDLVNAEPALAGSCLKEGREAGGDKFNALYPKVDWTLQLEYARQLNLGSRDYRLVEI
- a CDS encoding YkgJ family cysteine cluster protein — its product is MPHQPSRELERRLAALDRIYAIFDKFIASYDLACRSACATCCTANMTLTTLEGYRIVSRMNIRERKRLVDHMKTAGGSPRFQPRLSINTIAKRCRDGKPIPDETPDPSWGKCLLLAGDLCSMYALRPFGCRCMVSRTNCRQTGYADMDDFILTVNNLFMQTIEHMDPYGGTGNLIDILLYFFRPENLETYRHTMKVLDVNGLAPNRPIPVLMVPPEHGQRVERILEKLRKATA